Proteins encoded in a region of the Candidatus Obscuribacter sp. genome:
- a CDS encoding CHASE3 domain-containing protein, whose amino-acid sequence MPNTKNEQVISESTSAIDLKAQIRRIAILHALGAMLFITASGCIGYLLYRQADQIGWVNHTYEVRDQITDVLWAVKSVESASRGFVASRDHIFVSDIHDYVTKARKGLDNLVPLTEDNPSQVQNLAKLKSLVEEKIDFNTKLIVPSVEHQQFDTARAQLKDLRGLELMREIQRVSAAMKSAEDTLLVHRQKQVHETLLLVCSSSVVLIFVAFVTLLISFKSSREFFIARAAKEKLALEAEYNQKHIAEQLARSNRDLQQFAYVASHDLQEPLRAVGGFLTLIASKYSGQLGEQGDRWIGQAVEGAERMRTLINDLLAFARIESGGGALKEVDSGELLARALENLETAVAESGAIVEHGSMPHLVADSAQLVQLFQNLIGNSIKYRSEKTPVIKISATPKDDCFEFCVEDNGMGFDMAHAERIFVIFQRLHSRTEHPGTGIGLALCSRIVERLGGKIWALSEPGRGSQFYFTIPRELAIKDPNEIS is encoded by the coding sequence GTGCCAAACACCAAAAATGAACAGGTTATTAGCGAGAGCACTAGTGCTATTGACCTCAAAGCGCAAATACGTCGCATAGCCATTTTGCACGCTCTTGGAGCAATGCTTTTTATAACCGCATCCGGCTGTATCGGTTATCTGTTGTACAGACAGGCTGATCAGATTGGTTGGGTTAATCACACTTATGAGGTGCGAGACCAGATTACTGATGTGCTCTGGGCTGTAAAGAGTGTGGAGAGTGCCAGCCGTGGCTTTGTCGCCAGTCGCGACCACATATTTGTCTCGGACATACATGACTATGTCACTAAGGCTCGAAAGGGACTCGATAATCTTGTCCCATTGACTGAGGACAACCCCAGCCAGGTGCAAAATCTAGCCAAGCTTAAGAGTCTCGTTGAAGAAAAAATTGATTTTAATACCAAGCTGATTGTGCCCAGCGTGGAGCATCAGCAATTTGACACAGCCAGAGCGCAGCTTAAGGATTTGCGCGGACTTGAATTGATGCGTGAGATTCAGAGGGTATCAGCGGCAATGAAATCTGCAGAAGATACTCTTCTGGTGCACCGGCAAAAGCAGGTGCATGAGACTTTACTGCTTGTCTGTTCTTCGTCTGTGGTTTTGATTTTTGTGGCATTTGTCACCTTGCTTATCTCTTTTAAAAGCTCCAGAGAATTTTTTATTGCTCGTGCAGCTAAAGAAAAACTGGCTCTGGAAGCCGAATATAATCAAAAGCACATTGCTGAGCAGCTGGCTCGCTCCAATCGTGACTTACAACAGTTTGCCTATGTCGCTTCTCATGATTTGCAAGAGCCGCTGCGTGCTGTTGGTGGCTTTTTGACTTTGATAGCATCAAAATACTCCGGTCAACTGGGCGAACAGGGTGACAGATGGATTGGTCAGGCTGTAGAAGGCGCTGAGCGAATGCGGACATTGATCAATGATCTTTTAGCCTTTGCTCGCATCGAATCTGGTGGCGGCGCACTCAAAGAAGTCGATAGTGGTGAGCTACTGGCACGCGCTCTAGAAAATCTTGAGACAGCCGTTGCCGAGTCTGGTGCCATTGTCGAGCATGGCTCAATGCCTCATCTGGTCGCAGATTCTGCTCAACTTGTACAGCTCTTTCAAAATCTAATTGGCAATAGTATTAAGTATCGCAGCGAAAAAACTCCCGTTATCAAAATCAGCGCAACGCCAAAAGACGACTGCTTCGAATTTTGTGTTGAAGATAATGGTATGGGATTTGATATGGCTCATGCTGAGCGGATTTTTGTTATCTTTCAGAGATTACACTCGCGTACAGAGCATCCTGGCACGGGTATTGGTCTGGCTCTTTGCAGTCGGATTGTTGAGCGCCTGGGTGGCAAGATTTGGGCCCTGTCTGAGCCCGGAAGAGGCTCGCAGTTTTATTTTACTATCCCCCGAGAACTAGCAATAAAGGATCCAAATGAAATCAGTTGA
- a CDS encoding redoxin domain-containing protein gives MLNQPAPTFSLEATSGEQIKLENLKGSFVVLIFYPANDTPTCNAQLEEMSMTSQELLTRNTLIFGVNTAPLAKSSDYCLRKRLSFPILNDQGGQVAKLYKASWPWIGLNKRTVVVVGPSGQICFYERGKPPAQKILDCIDQLRAAAV, from the coding sequence ATGCTTAATCAACCTGCCCCAACTTTTAGCCTGGAAGCCACCAGCGGCGAGCAAATCAAGCTCGAAAACTTAAAGGGCTCCTTTGTCGTTTTGATCTTTTATCCAGCTAACGACACGCCGACCTGCAATGCCCAGCTCGAGGAGATGAGCATGACCTCGCAGGAGCTGCTCACTCGTAACACTCTTATTTTTGGCGTCAATACTGCGCCCCTGGCAAAATCCAGTGATTATTGCCTGCGTAAACGCTTGAGTTTTCCCATCCTCAACGACCAGGGCGGTCAGGTGGCTAAGCTCTATAAAGCATCCTGGCCCTGGATTGGTCTCAACAAGCGCACTGTAGTGGTAGTCGGTCCCTCTGGTCAGATTTGCTTTTATGAGCGTGGCAAACCGCCAGCCCAAAAGATTTTGGACTGTATTGACCAGTTACGAGCAGCGGCAGTTTAG
- a CDS encoding SGNH/GDSL hydrolase family protein codes for MLDRLVFPLLEDKKLYWGSAWSADEKTLFKLSCLRNWASTEDPLFRNHFIQPLKERQGPRILVMGDSYVWGDGIRNLNDLWWRQLSRELVSRGYGHVEVLAAGYPGYSTNLEVKAARKLATTLKPDLIIWGFTDNDADEEVIINYNKSKQSSIWLLKKLLPNLSLFIDRQVLSKWHGFSSLDTTDKASDCWQFSLLSGKNFSLFTNTVKNMGTFLQQSKVPGVVFTLPKTLDTSYSARCFGTVRPLFEQNKVPFVDLTDALKPWYDKALPTVLAMSPLSVIKPTSFLLASPANSHPSGALNYYYAVQAVDYLERHHPEILGKPSPYKAGRAILNDAMPIFASFVTTSQGFDLDYPDASLLLRMPGREPYVQLNLAMPAKIKKITVTGSALKKGKLGISTITPTLGFDTGNVTYGAKQSGNTITMDLYNTSELVNSIYLTASFTSYNKDARHLSIRLDQ; via the coding sequence GTGCTCGACCGCCTTGTCTTTCCTCTACTTGAAGACAAAAAGCTCTACTGGGGCAGCGCCTGGTCTGCCGACGAAAAAACGCTCTTTAAACTGAGCTGTTTGCGCAACTGGGCGTCTACCGAAGACCCTTTGTTTCGCAATCACTTTATCCAGCCCCTTAAGGAGCGGCAAGGTCCGCGCATACTGGTCATGGGCGATAGCTATGTCTGGGGTGATGGCATACGCAATTTAAATGATCTGTGGTGGCGCCAGCTCAGCCGTGAGCTCGTTAGTCGTGGCTATGGTCATGTGGAGGTACTGGCAGCGGGTTATCCTGGCTACTCCACCAATCTAGAAGTAAAAGCAGCCCGCAAACTTGCCACCACTCTCAAGCCCGATTTGATCATCTGGGGCTTTACTGATAACGATGCCGACGAAGAAGTAATAATCAACTACAACAAGAGTAAACAAAGCTCAATCTGGCTGCTGAAGAAGTTGTTGCCTAATCTATCGCTCTTTATAGACCGACAGGTATTGTCTAAGTGGCATGGCTTTAGTAGTCTCGATACCACAGACAAAGCCAGTGATTGCTGGCAGTTTAGTTTGCTATCTGGTAAAAACTTTAGTCTCTTTACTAACACTGTCAAAAACATGGGTACCTTTTTGCAACAGTCAAAGGTGCCCGGTGTTGTCTTTACCTTACCTAAAACCCTCGATACCAGTTATAGCGCGCGCTGCTTTGGCACAGTCAGACCGCTCTTTGAGCAAAACAAAGTACCGTTTGTAGATCTAACTGATGCCCTTAAACCATGGTACGACAAGGCACTACCGACAGTGCTGGCCATGAGTCCTCTATCGGTTATAAAGCCAACCAGCTTTTTGCTGGCCAGTCCTGCCAATAGTCATCCCAGCGGGGCTCTCAATTATTACTATGCAGTACAGGCTGTTGACTATCTCGAGCGGCACCACCCCGAGATACTGGGCAAGCCCTCTCCCTACAAGGCTGGCCGAGCAATACTAAATGACGCCATGCCTATATTTGCCTCTTTTGTCACAACAAGCCAGGGCTTTGATCTTGATTATCCAGATGCCAGTCTACTGTTGCGTATGCCAGGACGCGAGCCTTATGTACAGCTCAATCTAGCAATGCCAGCCAAAATCAAAAAGATAACTGTCACAGGCAGCGCCCTCAAAAAAGGCAAGCTCGGTATCAGCACAATTACGCCGACTCTGGGCTTTGATACAGGCAATGTCACTTATGGTGCTAAACAGTCCGGTAACACCATTACTATGGATTTATATAACACTAGCGAGCTGGTCAATAGCATTTATCTGACGGCATCCTTTACGTCATACAATAAAGATGCCAGACATCTGTCCATAAGACTGGATCAATAG
- a CDS encoding peptidoglycan DD-metalloendopeptidase family protein, producing MPKTSRLKANLPALVLSSLLALSVTQTNAREVGHGLAQSSQAALAETQSNGSEAKKRLLQQERQKLEKEKRAYHEKAQQLRKVERKAVQKLYVIQKQLNETTGQLSHTKNAVAVTEKKVVETEKKLNSVRSTEGNLTSCASRRLKEIYQGERLSFVEMLFQVDNLQTLLDRLYYQERVAEQDQKLIKELRARGMQLSQNKNALDQKKNALGEMVSQIAQKAMAIAKEKLSQQQVAEQLRSQRAFYEQAERELANESSRLEKQIFIMENHNRKRGGPIAVGSGNMCMPLRAPVTSPFGWRKHPIFGVRKMHTGIDLAGPNRSAIHAADAGNVLYTGWYGGYGKVVIVSHGNNMATLYAHLSRVAVSVGDNVSKGDVIAYEGTTGFSTGPHLHFEVRVNGKPQNPLSYVR from the coding sequence GTGCCTAAAACATCCAGACTAAAAGCCAATTTGCCCGCCCTGGTCCTATCCTCGCTGCTGGCACTATCGGTAACCCAGACAAACGCCAGAGAAGTTGGTCACGGGCTTGCTCAGTCAAGCCAGGCAGCCCTGGCAGAAACCCAGTCCAACGGTTCTGAGGCTAAAAAGCGGTTGCTCCAGCAAGAGCGTCAAAAGCTGGAGAAAGAAAAGCGCGCCTATCACGAAAAAGCCCAGCAATTGCGTAAAGTAGAGCGCAAAGCCGTGCAAAAGCTTTATGTCATCCAAAAACAACTAAACGAGACAACCGGTCAGCTCAGCCATACAAAAAACGCTGTAGCCGTTACCGAAAAGAAAGTAGTTGAAACAGAAAAGAAATTGAATTCAGTGCGCAGCACCGAAGGCAATTTGACCAGCTGTGCCAGCCGTCGTCTCAAAGAAATTTATCAGGGCGAGAGATTGTCCTTTGTAGAAATGCTCTTCCAGGTAGACAATCTCCAGACTTTGCTCGATAGACTCTACTATCAAGAACGTGTCGCTGAACAGGACCAGAAGCTAATTAAAGAGCTACGTGCCCGTGGCATGCAACTCTCTCAAAACAAAAATGCTCTGGATCAAAAGAAAAACGCACTGGGCGAAATGGTCTCGCAGATAGCTCAAAAAGCCATGGCTATTGCCAAGGAAAAATTGAGCCAGCAACAAGTTGCCGAGCAATTGCGCAGCCAGAGAGCTTTTTACGAGCAAGCTGAGCGTGAGCTAGCCAACGAATCTAGCCGGCTCGAAAAACAAATCTTTATCATGGAAAACCACAACCGCAAACGTGGTGGACCAATCGCTGTTGGTAGCGGCAATATGTGCATGCCACTGAGAGCACCTGTGACGAGCCCATTTGGCTGGCGCAAACACCCTATCTTTGGCGTACGCAAGATGCACACCGGTATCGACTTAGCCGGTCCTAACCGCTCTGCTATCCATGCGGCTGATGCTGGCAACGTGCTTTACACAGGCTGGTACGGTGGCTACGGCAAAGTCGTAATTGTTAGCCACGGCAACAATATGGCCACTCTCTATGCTCACCTTTCACGTGTGGCAGTGTCTGTTGGAGACAATGTCTCCAAAGGCGATGTTATTGCCTACGAGGGTACAACTGGATTTTCGACCGGTCCACACTTGCACTTCGAAGTACGTGTCAACGGCAAACCACAAAACCCACTTAGTTACGTGCGTTAG
- a CDS encoding NUDIX hydrolase: protein MFKTSPAKPVEILSVRPWTTIKRELVADCKVFSVHCQTSERVAGEAHDFYVFHPRNWVNVIPITADLQVVLIEQYRHGIEGLTLEIPGGMVDAEDASTLVAARRELLEETGYGGGETVFIGRNHPNPAIQSNICDTYLSLNVEYLQTPCFDTNEEVAIRMVPLKDIPALIFDGTISHALVIAAFHYLQHLAMTDARYKHLALWG, encoded by the coding sequence TTGTTTAAAACGTCACCTGCAAAACCGGTAGAAATTTTAAGTGTCAGACCCTGGACCACGATTAAGCGAGAGCTTGTGGCAGACTGCAAGGTCTTTTCGGTACATTGTCAGACCTCTGAGAGAGTGGCTGGTGAAGCGCATGATTTTTATGTCTTCCATCCACGCAACTGGGTCAATGTCATTCCAATTACTGCTGACTTGCAGGTAGTACTAATTGAGCAGTACCGTCACGGCATCGAGGGACTTACCCTCGAAATCCCTGGCGGAATGGTTGACGCAGAAGACGCTTCCACACTAGTTGCGGCCCGCAGAGAGCTTTTAGAAGAAACCGGATATGGTGGCGGCGAGACTGTTTTTATTGGGCGCAATCATCCCAATCCAGCTATCCAGAGCAATATCTGCGATACTTACTTATCGCTCAATGTTGAGTATTTGCAGACTCCTTGTTTTGATACCAACGAAGAAGTAGCGATTCGTATGGTGCCACTTAAAGATATTCCGGCTTTGATTTTTGATGGCACCATTTCACATGCTTTGGTTATTGCGGCCTTCCACTATTTGCAGCATTTAGCCATGACCGATGCCCGCTACAAGCACTTGGCTCTCTGGGGATAA
- a CDS encoding HD domain-containing protein, translating into MKKQVRFISGRHPLDDQSVQAAFALARERGIEMYLVGGCIRDAIETEAVAAKGAPAKSGPFDFDFAIKSNALEFARDVADQLAGHYVVLDPQFDIARVVLESGNYLDFAGYKSSMHEDLMRRDLTINALALDGSERDQIIDLVGGLEDLESNTIRAISEAVLQEDPLRLLRVYRFAVAREALIESQTRDFVKNNMALLAQVAPERINYEFFTLMDKPNAGSYIHEMGAIGLLEAVYPELKDCRRVTANSYHHLALFDHSLETVPQLEAKLPTLPAYFVESVSQPMSYGVTRLAATKVASLLHDIGKPGTWEVQPDGRHSFIGHDKLGAEMIRPLAQRAKWPRALTKLVEKLVLWHLRPGQLFHTGEPTVKALNRFYRNVGEDFAELMLLAFADFGSTRGPGLTGDKREALSQSLHSLVEGYPAYLESIANIPKLLGGADVMGLLGIGPGPIVGEILNALSEAQEFKEVTNTAQAEAFVRSYWDSKKS; encoded by the coding sequence GTGAAAAAACAAGTCCGTTTTATTAGTGGACGGCATCCCCTGGATGATCAAAGCGTGCAGGCTGCTTTTGCTTTGGCCAGAGAGCGCGGTATCGAAATGTACCTTGTGGGCGGCTGTATCCGCGATGCTATCGAGACTGAAGCGGTGGCAGCTAAAGGCGCCCCTGCTAAATCCGGACCCTTTGATTTTGACTTTGCTATTAAGTCCAATGCCCTAGAATTTGCCAGAGACGTGGCCGACCAGCTCGCCGGACACTATGTTGTGCTTGACCCACAGTTTGATATAGCCAGAGTAGTCCTGGAGAGCGGTAACTATCTCGATTTTGCGGGCTATAAAAGCTCTATGCATGAGGACCTGATGCGTCGGGACCTGACCATCAATGCCCTCGCTCTCGATGGCTCTGAGCGTGACCAGATTATCGATCTGGTGGGTGGTCTTGAGGATCTTGAGAGCAATACTATTAGAGCTATCAGCGAAGCCGTTTTGCAAGAAGACCCATTGCGCCTTTTGCGTGTCTATCGCTTTGCTGTAGCAAGAGAGGCTCTAATTGAGAGTCAGACCCGCGATTTTGTCAAAAACAATATGGCACTGTTGGCTCAAGTGGCGCCGGAGCGCATCAACTATGAGTTTTTTACTTTGATGGATAAGCCCAATGCTGGAAGTTATATCCATGAGATGGGGGCAATTGGACTGCTTGAGGCGGTTTATCCCGAGCTAAAGGACTGCAGACGGGTTACGGCCAATAGTTATCATCATCTGGCTCTCTTTGACCACAGTCTTGAGACCGTGCCTCAGCTCGAGGCCAAGCTCCCTACATTGCCAGCTTATTTTGTTGAGTCTGTCAGTCAGCCCATGTCTTATGGAGTGACCCGCTTGGCTGCTACAAAAGTGGCTTCGCTCTTGCACGATATTGGTAAGCCGGGCACCTGGGAAGTGCAGCCAGATGGGCGTCATAGCTTTATCGGGCATGACAAACTGGGAGCCGAGATGATTCGTCCTTTAGCACAGAGAGCTAAGTGGCCGCGGGCTTTGACCAAGTTGGTAGAAAAATTGGTGCTCTGGCACCTCAGACCAGGTCAGCTCTTCCATACTGGAGAGCCTACAGTCAAAGCTCTCAATCGTTTTTATAGAAATGTCGGTGAGGATTTTGCCGAACTAATGCTGCTTGCTTTTGCTGACTTTGGCTCCACGCGCGGGCCTGGCTTGACTGGTGATAAGCGCGAGGCCTTGAGCCAATCGCTACACAGTCTGGTGGAGGGATATCCTGCATATCTGGAGAGTATAGCCAACATCCCCAAGCTACTTGGAGGGGCTGATGTCATGGGGCTTTTGGGCATCGGACCAGGCCCTATTGTGGGCGAAATTTTGAATGCATTGAGCGAAGCCCAAGAATTTAAGGAAGTGACGAATACCGCACAGGCTGAGGCTTTTGTCCGTTCGTACTGGGATTCAAAGAAGAGCTGA
- a CDS encoding response regulator: MAEDSPSDAELAREALKNGMLDISMNVVTDGEEALNYLFRRGQYKDAKRPDLILLDINMPKISGLEVLAEIKRDDDLKRIPVVILTTSEDERDIAKSYEHYAACFITKPVNFQSFQEIVGQLKSFWFTIVTLPPKTNN, translated from the coding sequence ATGGCGGAAGACAGTCCATCGGACGCCGAGCTAGCTAGAGAAGCACTAAAGAATGGCATGCTGGACATAAGCATGAACGTAGTTACTGACGGTGAAGAAGCGCTCAACTATCTGTTTAGACGTGGTCAGTATAAAGACGCAAAAAGACCAGACCTAATCTTGCTCGACATCAATATGCCAAAAATATCCGGGCTGGAGGTACTGGCAGAGATCAAGCGCGACGATGATTTGAAGCGGATTCCAGTGGTCATTTTAACCACTTCTGAAGACGAGCGCGATATCGCTAAATCTTATGAGCATTATGCTGCTTGCTTTATCACTAAGCCAGTTAACTTCCAATCTTTTCAAGAAATCGTCGGTCAACTAAAGAGTTTCTGGTTTACGATTGTTACTCTGCCACCAAAAACTAACAACTAA
- a CDS encoding DUF962 domain-containing protein, with translation MKTESENLAYYRSQHRTPGCRITHMVGVPLIIAASLTSLVNRKKASKMFAVGYFLQISGHIFFEKNMPVLEATHDPKTLLSSVIFVAEQWQDVFEGTWLQKNDITRLGTPQVSPVVVIDVTT, from the coding sequence ATGAAAACCGAATCAGAAAATCTCGCTTATTATCGCTCTCAGCACCGCACACCGGGCTGTCGCATTACCCATATGGTGGGTGTGCCGCTGATAATTGCGGCGTCTTTGACCAGTCTTGTCAATCGCAAAAAAGCCAGCAAAATGTTTGCTGTGGGCTATTTCTTGCAAATTAGTGGTCATATATTTTTTGAAAAAAATATGCCTGTCCTGGAAGCCACCCATGATCCAAAGACACTTTTGTCATCAGTGATTTTTGTAGCCGAACAATGGCAAGATGTCTTTGAGGGTACCTGGTTACAAAAAAACGATATCACTCGCCTTGGCACACCGCAGGTTAGTCCTGTCGTAGTCATCGACGTCACCACCTAA
- a CDS encoding flippase-like domain-containing protein: MSSPKGATTLEKDVNHPIQPGQATGQSAQSPDEALYRSSVDNLLNAETKLPGKSISERLSSIKISKTTKLRAKILVSVVLFASLFLFGKVDLHKTLDVALQADKGYLTVAIVLFLGSTFLNAHRWKLLAQAVGLERNLLKLVQYCFVGLFFNLFLPSTVGGDFSRCYYLSKGTNQYSNAFYSVLADRTVGIAVLFLFATVGLLFGPGGNGLPIQLKLPIFAGTFFIFTVVPFMPALTLKFLGKDNWIAKQFNNSCVQVYWRDKKLMGTTIALSIVMQVIIVAVHVAIGMSLGLNDIPLWYYFVFYPSVAVLGFVTPSFNGIGIREWAYTYFLTLQGVDNSHAIAFAIMLLFMTTLSSLVGGLVYLLGHFQISKEERELMETPL, from the coding sequence ATGTCGTCACCAAAGGGCGCCACCACACTGGAAAAAGATGTTAATCATCCAATCCAGCCTGGACAAGCTACCGGACAATCGGCACAATCCCCAGATGAAGCTCTCTATAGAAGTTCGGTTGACAACCTCTTGAATGCGGAAACCAAATTGCCAGGCAAATCGATTTCAGAGCGCCTGAGCTCAATCAAAATCTCAAAAACCACCAAACTACGGGCCAAGATTCTGGTGTCTGTGGTGCTTTTTGCCAGCCTGTTTCTCTTTGGCAAGGTCGACTTGCACAAGACGCTGGACGTGGCGTTGCAAGCAGACAAAGGCTATCTCACTGTGGCCATTGTTTTATTTTTGGGTAGTACCTTTCTCAATGCTCACAGATGGAAGCTATTGGCACAGGCCGTGGGTCTCGAACGCAATTTACTCAAACTGGTGCAGTACTGCTTTGTTGGTTTGTTTTTTAACCTGTTTTTGCCATCTACAGTAGGCGGTGACTTTAGCCGCTGCTACTACCTGTCAAAAGGCACCAATCAATATAGCAATGCCTTTTATAGCGTTTTGGCGGATCGTACCGTTGGCATTGCTGTGCTCTTTTTGTTTGCCACAGTTGGTTTGCTCTTTGGTCCCGGCGGCAACGGCCTGCCTATCCAGCTAAAGCTGCCGATTTTTGCTGGCACATTCTTTATTTTTACCGTTGTGCCTTTTATGCCAGCGCTTACCCTTAAGTTTTTGGGCAAGGACAACTGGATTGCCAAACAGTTTAATAACTCCTGCGTCCAGGTCTACTGGCGTGACAAAAAGCTCATGGGCACCACAATTGCGCTTTCCATTGTGATGCAAGTGATTATTGTGGCAGTGCACGTTGCTATCGGCATGTCCCTTGGGCTCAATGATATTCCGCTCTGGTATTACTTTGTCTTTTATCCATCGGTGGCAGTGCTCGGTTTTGTCACCCCCAGCTTTAACGGCATCGGTATCCGCGAATGGGCTTATACCTATTTCCTCACCTTGCAGGGTGTGGATAATTCACATGCTATTGCCTTCGCCATCATGCTCCTGTTTATGACTACATTGAGCAGCCTGGTGGGCGGTCTGGTGTATTTGTTAGGTCACTTCCAGATCTCTAAAGAAGAAAGAGAACTGATGGAGACGCCACTTTAG
- a CDS encoding DcrB-related protein translates to MHKPGFKGTPFLLSLSAIFILSTPLARSAESEYGGWIKGDYDGVRLTYPATFKKTAIGSQGGDDTILKVNGTTDNAGGFAELALSRAQGELSQALRLKMIEEAYLSKLPDYKGQTDKQVPLPGRQSGLLKEVTFTHAGATYSQKLLLFGAGNKNYQLLMTCPLKSAQSAATVWNAAISNLALVTTNSATQTQNTGTNSWRSKSGALSLSYPATLKEEVVDSEDHQLKAASNEGGKIIGLDVYRGDKAPHQTTEELSSELEQKHFETQKAYQKLNEESRTVGSGIQALVRESTFETHGTKVHHLSAFIASDKELWAICLSTAGLNSNEAHQLWSRIASSISLKH, encoded by the coding sequence ATGCACAAACCAGGATTTAAGGGTACTCCATTTTTACTGTCTCTGAGCGCAATTTTTATCCTGTCGACGCCGCTAGCCAGGTCCGCTGAAAGCGAGTATGGTGGCTGGATCAAGGGCGACTATGATGGTGTGCGCCTGACCTATCCGGCCACTTTTAAAAAGACAGCCATTGGCAGTCAGGGCGGCGACGATACTATCTTAAAAGTAAACGGCACCACAGACAATGCTGGCGGCTTTGCTGAGCTGGCGTTATCCAGAGCACAGGGCGAACTCAGTCAAGCACTGCGCCTCAAAATGATTGAAGAAGCTTACCTGAGCAAGCTACCGGATTACAAAGGACAAACAGATAAACAAGTGCCGCTGCCTGGTAGACAGAGTGGCTTACTCAAAGAAGTGACTTTTACTCATGCTGGTGCTACTTATAGTCAAAAGCTATTGTTATTTGGTGCAGGTAATAAAAACTATCAACTGCTCATGACCTGCCCACTAAAGAGTGCGCAGTCTGCTGCTACTGTCTGGAATGCCGCTATATCGAACCTGGCGTTGGTAACAACTAACTCGGCCACGCAAACTCAAAATACAGGTACAAATAGCTGGCGCAGCAAAAGCGGAGCACTATCTCTCAGTTATCCAGCTACGCTCAAAGAAGAAGTTGTCGACAGTGAAGATCACCAGCTCAAAGCAGCATCCAACGAGGGCGGCAAAATAATTGGACTGGATGTCTACCGCGGAGACAAGGCCCCACATCAGACTACTGAAGAACTATCCAGTGAGCTAGAGCAAAAACATTTTGAGACCCAAAAAGCCTATCAAAAACTAAACGAAGAATCGCGCACTGTGGGCTCAGGTATTCAGGCACTCGTGAGAGAATCGACCTTTGAGACCCATGGCACAAAAGTGCATCATCTCTCCGCCTTTATAGCATCAGACAAAGAGCTCTGGGCAATCTGTTTGAGCACTGCTGGACTAAACTCTAATGAAGCGCACCAGTTATGGAGTCGCATTGCCTCCAGCATCAGCCTAAAACATTGA